One window of Atribacter laminatus genomic DNA carries:
- a CDS encoding sugar ABC transporter ATP-binding protein, giving the protein MIRIDHVSKSFPGVVALNDISFQIDSGTVHGLVGENGAGKSTLIKIISGIYTDYEGDIFIDDQQLQINSVHESQKKGIATIFQELTVVRELTVAENIFLGREPVGFAGALDRAEMERKSQQVLNELNVSFSPRDKVGDLSVANQQIVEISKALVLNTQILIMDEPTSSLTEKEVQNLFSVIHTLKSKGITILYVSHKLEEIFEICDAITVLRDGKHIHTSAKFETNPPDVIRMMVGRSLNMLFPPRTTKKGDLLLSVKDLTREGEFKDINFEVHAGEIVGFAGLIGSGRTELAKALFGATCPDQGEIKICNQKMKLFCHPREAITQGLVYLSEDRKQEGLILLLSVRENISLPIIKKISQNLFVKRKEEQNIVDSLIEKLKIKVFSRDQVVETLSGGNQQKVVISKLLLTNAQVFIFDEPTRGIDVGAKYEIYKIMNDLTADGKGIVFISSELPEIIGISDRIYCMREGSIVKEYTREKANPENVMSALTGGSSI; this is encoded by the coding sequence ATGATTCGCATTGATCATGTTTCCAAATCATTTCCAGGAGTCGTCGCGCTCAATGATATATCTTTCCAGATTGATTCTGGCACAGTACATGGTTTAGTTGGAGAAAATGGTGCCGGGAAAAGTACCTTGATTAAAATAATTTCTGGAATTTACACCGATTATGAAGGAGATATATTTATTGATGATCAACAACTTCAGATAAACTCTGTTCATGAGTCACAAAAAAAGGGAATTGCTACTATTTTTCAAGAACTGACTGTTGTTCGGGAACTTACTGTAGCTGAGAATATTTTTTTAGGAAGAGAACCAGTTGGTTTTGCTGGGGCTTTAGATCGAGCGGAGATGGAAAGAAAGAGCCAGCAAGTTTTAAATGAATTGAATGTTTCTTTTTCTCCCCGCGATAAGGTTGGAGACCTCTCAGTTGCCAATCAACAGATTGTTGAAATTAGCAAAGCCTTGGTTTTGAACACCCAGATTTTAATTATGGATGAACCCACTTCATCTCTTACCGAAAAAGAAGTTCAAAATCTATTTTCGGTCATTCATACTCTGAAAAGCAAAGGAATCACCATTCTTTATGTTTCCCATAAATTAGAAGAAATCTTCGAAATATGCGACGCTATTACCGTTCTGCGAGATGGAAAACACATTCATACCAGTGCCAAATTTGAAACAAACCCTCCTGATGTTATTCGAATGATGGTTGGTCGGTCACTGAACATGTTGTTTCCACCCCGGACTACCAAAAAAGGTGATTTGCTCCTATCGGTAAAGGATCTAACCAGAGAAGGCGAATTTAAAGATATCAATTTTGAAGTTCATGCTGGAGAAATAGTTGGTTTTGCAGGTTTAATTGGTTCGGGAAGAACTGAGCTCGCCAAAGCATTATTTGGAGCAACTTGTCCTGACCAAGGGGAAATAAAAATTTGCAACCAGAAAATGAAGTTATTTTGTCATCCTCGCGAAGCGATTACTCAAGGTCTGGTTTATCTTTCCGAAGACCGAAAGCAAGAAGGCCTCATCCTCCTTTTATCAGTGAGAGAAAATATCTCCCTTCCAATAATAAAGAAAATATCTCAAAATCTTTTTGTCAAGAGGAAAGAAGAGCAAAATATTGTTGATTCATTGATCGAAAAACTAAAAATTAAAGTATTTAGCCGAGATCAGGTGGTTGAAACCCTATCGGGGGGAAATCAACAAAAAGTAGTTATTTCCAAATTGCTACTCACCAATGCCCAGGTATTCATCTTTGATGAGCCTACCCGTGGTATTGATGTTGGGGCTAAATACGAGATTTACAAAATTATGAACGACTTGACTGCTGATGGGAAGGGAATAGTATTTATTTCCTCAGAACTTCCAGAAATTATAGGCATTTCGGATCGAATTTATTGTATGCGGGAAGGGTCAATTGTCAAGGAATATACTCGGGAAAAAGCAAATCCTGAGAACGTGATGTCAGCTCTTACAGGGGGTTCATCGATATGA
- a CDS encoding ABC transporter permease, giving the protein MNMPLEQKIQEKRSPLRNFRELPIFLYIVGMLVVFSIVIPGFFSARNFVNISRQIAVVGILSMGMTLAILTAGIDLSVGSILSFAISIGGMGIPDGRSIWVVYPLVLGLGLILGLANGFLITRVAVPAIIITLGTMNIYRGITMIVTQGRYITPIPSQFLYIGRGLTPFLFLLGTVILFIYITLFTRFGRNIYAIGGSEQSAVYSGVPVQKYKVAVYAISGILSAFAGLIFVGRSGFIQPQAGIGYEMNAIAAVVIGGTSITGGVGSILGSFLGSVLMGLILAGLTMLSVDPYWQGLVTGILIILAISMDSFRQLRNDRRTP; this is encoded by the coding sequence ATGAATATGCCATTGGAGCAGAAAATACAGGAAAAACGGAGTCCACTTCGTAATTTTCGTGAGCTACCCATTTTTCTTTATATAGTTGGTATGTTAGTTGTATTTTCTATTGTTATTCCAGGATTTTTCTCGGCACGGAATTTCGTCAATATTTCTCGTCAGATAGCGGTAGTAGGAATCTTATCCATGGGTATGACTTTAGCAATTTTAACCGCTGGCATTGATCTATCGGTTGGTTCAATTTTATCCTTTGCTATAAGCATTGGAGGAATGGGAATACCCGATGGGAGATCAATTTGGGTTGTCTATCCTCTGGTTCTTGGATTGGGATTGATTCTGGGGTTAGCGAATGGATTCTTGATCACTCGGGTTGCAGTACCGGCGATTATTATCACCTTGGGGACCATGAATATTTACCGTGGAATAACCATGATCGTTACTCAGGGGAGATATATTACTCCCATACCTTCCCAGTTTTTATATATTGGCCGAGGATTAACACCATTTTTGTTTTTGCTTGGAACGGTTATTCTTTTCATTTATATCACTCTTTTTACTCGTTTTGGACGAAATATTTATGCCATTGGCGGCAGCGAACAGTCGGCGGTCTATTCGGGGGTACCGGTGCAAAAATATAAGGTCGCTGTTTATGCAATTAGTGGTATTCTTTCAGCTTTTGCTGGTTTAATTTTTGTTGGGAGAAGCGGTTTCATCCAACCTCAAGCTGGCATTGGTTACGAGATGAATGCCATAGCCGCAGTTGTTATTGGTGGTACCAGTATTACCGGTGGGGTAGGGAGTATTTTAGGGTCTTTCCTTGGATCAGTTTTAATGGGTTTAATTTTAGCTGGTTTGACCATGCTTTCAGTTGATCCATATTGGCAGGGTTTAGTTACCGGAATACTCATTATCTTAGCCATTTCTATGGACTCTTTCCGGCAACTCCGTAACGATAGGAGGACCCCATGA
- a CDS encoding DegT/DnrJ/EryC1/StrS family aminotransferase, with protein sequence MPKKPSDFRYNTGPSQVPWAAVGENYNASDIMALIKFLIMKNDDEYDNALKEVETAIQKLSKHGKAPGKLSLGDNVSLLEEKINHYLGTNNATFITNATAGFEIAYKYANLGPGDEVIAPAITFMATISYPLSVGAKVVFADVDPRTINMDPADVAKKITKKTKVIVPVHIGGWPANMDPIMELSKEHDIVVLEDAAHAFGSIYKGKKAGTIGHFGAYSFHEVKNVTSFGEGGVLVSTLPFGEDLKKCRFLGLDLSRKIKNWLYDVVAVEGKYGPFAAGNCSSTEVQALGLIQQMGRIDDIIAVRRRNAQYLTKRFEENEAIIPQLLDTEEIRSTYHLYLLQVDPKKLKGDIQNLKQKLDERGITNIPHFAPLYKFNVLKRLGYNQEEWEKACPNAENAFNHCFTHLPLYGLTQEQLEYMAENVLQSVKELQ encoded by the coding sequence ATGCCTAAAAAACCTTCAGATTTTCGCTACAATACTGGGCCATCTCAAGTGCCCTGGGCAGCAGTTGGAGAAAATTATAATGCATCTGATATTATGGCTTTGATTAAATTTTTGATCATGAAAAATGACGATGAATATGATAATGCCTTGAAAGAAGTGGAAACAGCAATTCAGAAATTGTCCAAACATGGAAAAGCGCCGGGTAAACTGTCCTTAGGTGATAATGTTTCACTTTTAGAAGAAAAAATCAATCATTATTTAGGAACCAATAATGCCACCTTTATAACCAATGCGACAGCGGGATTTGAAATCGCTTACAAATATGCCAACTTGGGTCCTGGAGACGAAGTGATAGCTCCAGCTATTACTTTTATGGCGACCATATCTTATCCCCTCTCGGTAGGAGCCAAAGTTGTCTTTGCTGATGTCGACCCTCGAACTATAAACATGGACCCAGCCGATGTGGCGAAAAAGATTACTAAAAAGACGAAGGTCATTGTCCCTGTTCATATCGGCGGTTGGCCAGCCAACATGGATCCGATTATGGAATTATCCAAAGAACACGATATTGTTGTTTTAGAGGATGCTGCACATGCTTTTGGGTCTATCTATAAAGGGAAGAAGGCTGGAACCATCGGGCATTTTGGAGCCTATAGTTTTCACGAAGTGAAGAATGTAACCTCTTTTGGTGAAGGTGGTGTTCTTGTTTCAACTCTTCCCTTCGGTGAAGACTTAAAGAAATGCCGCTTTTTGGGATTAGATCTCAGCAGAAAAATCAAAAATTGGTTGTATGATGTGGTTGCCGTTGAGGGCAAATATGGACCATTTGCTGCCGGCAACTGTTCATCAACCGAAGTCCAAGCGCTGGGTTTGATTCAACAAATGGGTCGAATTGATGATATTATCGCGGTGAGAAGAAGAAATGCCCAATATTTAACCAAACGATTTGAAGAAAATGAAGCTATTATACCTCAATTATTGGATACCGAAGAGATTCGATCAACTTATCACCTTTACCTTCTCCAAGTTGATCCGAAGAAGTTAAAAGGGGATATTCAAAATTTGAAACAAAAATTGGACGAACGAGGAATTACCAACATCCCTCACTTTGCACCTCTCTATAAGTTTAATGTTTTGAAGAGATTAGGGTATAATCAAGAAGAGTGGGAGAAAGCTTGTCCTAATGCCGAAAATGCGTTTAATCATTGCTTTACACATCTCCCCTTGTATGGTTTAACTCAAGAACAACTTGAATACATGGCCGAAAATGTCTTACAATCGGTAAAAGAGCTCCAGTAA
- a CDS encoding 6-phosphofructokinase, whose amino-acid sequence MPIHRVGVLSAGGDCPGINAVIHAVVKKAILDYQMEVYGIFDGFAGLVEGRWRTLQYNDVSGIMPLGGTILGTSNKANPFKYPCTEYGKLCFKDLSQEVIDNYHSMGLQALIAIGGDGTFHISNCFIKKGLSIVGVPKTIDNDLSETDFTFGFDSAVWVATDAIDRLHTTAQAHHRVMVVEVMGRYAGWIALHSGIAGGGDVILIPEIHYNIDNVCTFIRKRIAAGKKFSIVVVAEGSKPQGGDYTILRKIEESHDQIRLGGIGHVIGEQIEEKTGIETRVVILGHLLRGGSPTPYDRVLASRFGAAAVDLVAQEQFGLFPALRGNEIMPTPIKKAIEKLKIIPLNHSLLQVARSTGTCLGE is encoded by the coding sequence ATGCCTATTCATCGAGTTGGAGTACTCAGCGCCGGTGGCGATTGTCCAGGGATTAATGCTGTGATTCATGCTGTAGTAAAAAAAGCTATATTAGATTACCAGATGGAAGTTTATGGGATATTTGATGGTTTTGCCGGATTAGTAGAGGGGAGATGGAGAACTCTTCAATATAATGATGTATCAGGAATTATGCCCTTGGGAGGAACGATTTTGGGAACCTCTAACAAAGCCAATCCTTTCAAATACCCTTGCACTGAATATGGAAAACTTTGCTTTAAGGACCTTTCTCAAGAAGTAATAGATAATTATCACTCTATGGGATTACAAGCACTAATTGCAATTGGTGGAGATGGGACTTTTCATATTTCTAATTGTTTTATTAAAAAAGGATTAAGCATAGTGGGTGTACCAAAAACCATTGATAATGATTTGTCAGAAACCGATTTTACTTTTGGTTTTGATTCTGCGGTATGGGTTGCTACCGATGCAATTGACCGACTTCATACCACCGCTCAAGCCCATCATCGGGTTATGGTCGTTGAGGTGATGGGCCGTTATGCCGGTTGGATTGCTCTTCATTCGGGAATAGCCGGTGGTGGTGATGTGATTCTCATCCCAGAAATTCATTACAATATCGACAATGTGTGTACTTTTATTCGTAAACGAATTGCCGCCGGAAAAAAGTTTAGCATAGTGGTTGTTGCCGAGGGATCGAAACCCCAAGGCGGAGATTATACCATTTTACGAAAAATTGAAGAGAGTCATGACCAAATTCGTTTAGGTGGTATTGGTCACGTTATTGGTGAGCAGATTGAAGAAAAGACCGGTATTGAAACGCGAGTAGTAATTCTTGGCCATTTATTAAGAGGTGGTTCTCCTACTCCCTACGATCGCGTGCTCGCCAGCCGTTTTGGAGCGGCGGCAGTGGATTTGGTTGCCCAAGAACAATTTGGGTTGTTTCCGGCTTTGAGAGGGAATGAAATAATGCCGACTCCCATTAAAAAAGCCATTGAAAAGCTTAAAATTATACCTTTGAACCATTCTTTGCTGCAGGTTGCTCGATCTACCGGAACCTGTTTAGGGGAGTAG
- a CDS encoding ABC transporter permease, which translates to MKPGSEQFRSILILILVNVGIIVVLSLLSPTFLTYENLLSVLKRMSELGMLAIAETIVFISGGFDLSIGTIMAISGLIAGQMYILGLPFFLCILLALLGGMAAGLMNALFIVKLRLQPFIVTLATMSILRSIVYGVLRGKTLSHFPESYLAYGDMTILGFPFLFIVLVIFAVFATLFLQRTYVGRQIYAVGGNERSAYLSGISVNRIKYTVYILSGFICACAGLLFSIRIRAVIPDAGLNSPLEVVTAVVIGGTAITGGKGTIAGSLLGVLALFLLTNGFSLLNLNPFWQLVVLGLLLIYVVGREGISKALIGKRLKKKSHQSVGIK; encoded by the coding sequence ATGAAACCGGGAAGTGAACAATTTCGATCGATCCTCATTCTCATTCTAGTTAATGTTGGCATCATTGTTGTTCTTTCTTTGTTGTCACCAACATTTTTAACCTATGAAAATTTACTTTCGGTTCTCAAGCGTATGAGCGAGTTGGGCATGCTCGCTATTGCTGAAACTATTGTTTTTATTAGTGGTGGTTTTGATCTATCCATTGGGACAATAATGGCTATATCCGGTTTAATTGCTGGCCAAATGTACATACTCGGACTTCCGTTTTTCCTCTGTATTTTGCTTGCTTTATTAGGAGGGATGGCTGCCGGATTGATGAACGCACTTTTTATCGTTAAATTACGGTTACAACCCTTTATCGTGACTCTGGCGACCATGTCTATCCTTCGGAGTATTGTTTATGGTGTGCTTCGAGGGAAAACTCTCAGCCATTTCCCCGAATCCTATCTAGCTTATGGTGATATGACAATTTTGGGTTTCCCTTTCCTATTTATTGTTTTAGTTATTTTTGCGGTATTCGCTACACTTTTCCTGCAAAGAACCTATGTGGGGAGGCAAATCTATGCTGTAGGTGGAAATGAACGCTCAGCATATCTTTCTGGGATATCGGTCAATCGAATAAAATATACCGTTTATATTTTAAGTGGTTTTATTTGTGCATGTGCCGGTCTTCTCTTTTCGATTCGAATACGAGCAGTTATCCCCGATGCCGGATTAAACTCACCTCTCGAAGTGGTGACTGCGGTAGTCATCGGTGGAACAGCTATTACCGGCGGTAAGGGTACAATTGCCGGTTCTCTTTTAGGTGTCCTTGCACTTTTTCTTTTAACAAATGGATTTAGCTTATTAAATTTAAATCCTTTTTGGCAGTTAGTCGTTTTAGGTTTGCTGCTCATTTATGTTGTTGGCAGGGAGGGAATATCAAAGGCATTGATTGGAAAGAGATTAAAAAAGAAATCACATCAGTCTGTTGGTATTAAATAG
- a CDS encoding autoinducer 2 ABC transporter substrate-binding protein, translated as MKKGIFLVMMVIFLLSITMIANAQELTIAVIPLSLGHPWWVRCEEGAKMAGEELGINIIYTAPEKEDAAKQLDYFNDQVNKGVDAIILAAVDAETMKKPIADAIAKGIPVFGFDIGAPGTEIIWTASGWEPAQSGTNIGEGLAKEIGGKGKVALITAGLGQPYLEKRQKAIEAVLAQYPDISIVGLYANDNDYEKALSQCESVLLAHPDLAGFASTTTTGIPAAAQAIINAGLEGKVAVWGVSMPKQNADYVKNGIVKGGLALDSAQMTYLGVRIAYDYLTKDKVLPVPGNEYGWAEVPVTDIEEKFSYVPDTLLTPENVDTFGF; from the coding sequence GTGAAAAAAGGTATATTTTTAGTAATGATGGTGATTTTTCTGCTTTCTATAACTATGATAGCCAACGCTCAAGAGCTTACTATTGCTGTTATCCCGTTATCTCTTGGTCACCCCTGGTGGGTACGTTGTGAAGAAGGTGCCAAGATGGCTGGAGAGGAACTCGGTATCAACATTATTTATACTGCACCGGAAAAAGAAGATGCCGCCAAACAACTGGATTATTTTAATGACCAAGTCAATAAGGGTGTTGATGCTATTATTTTGGCAGCAGTTGATGCCGAAACTATGAAAAAGCCGATTGCTGATGCAATAGCCAAGGGAATACCGGTATTTGGTTTTGATATTGGTGCACCAGGCACTGAAATTATCTGGACCGCTTCAGGATGGGAGCCAGCTCAAAGTGGTACAAACATTGGTGAGGGCTTAGCAAAAGAGATTGGTGGCAAAGGAAAAGTTGCTTTAATCACCGCTGGCCTTGGGCAACCCTATCTTGAAAAAAGACAAAAAGCTATTGAAGCGGTATTGGCTCAATATCCGGATATTTCAATTGTGGGCTTGTATGCCAACGATAATGACTATGAGAAAGCCTTAAGCCAGTGTGAATCAGTATTACTCGCTCATCCTGATTTAGCTGGTTTTGCCAGCACGACCACCACTGGAATCCCAGCAGCAGCTCAAGCAATTATTAATGCTGGTTTGGAAGGAAAAGTAGCGGTTTGGGGAGTTTCAATGCCGAAACAAAACGCTGATTATGTCAAGAATGGAATTGTAAAAGGCGGATTGGCATTGGATTCAGCTCAGATGACTTACTTAGGAGTACGAATTGCTTACGATTATCTCACCAAAGATAAAGTTCTTCCCGTTCCAGGGAACGAATATGGCTGGGCTGAAGTACCAGTCACCGATATTGAAGAAAAGTTTTCCTATGTTCCCGATACACTATTAACTCCAGAAAACGTTGATACCTTCGGATTCTAA
- a CDS encoding ROK family transcriptional regulator, protein MKRRKSFAKSHHKAAIKRLIYENGSLSRTEIQKKMCIRPASITQLTRELMEENILIEKGLGKNEKGKKQRLLTLNPNGGKVIGIEFDPQFIHGLLIDFENKIIGQKNYTLPEGTAGNQIVALLKKTIHQLNHTGSTHLPPLLGIGIADPGLVDRERGVSLFCSQIADWRNVPLRQIMEKEFQLPIYVEGNTNCKLLSESLFGAGRNFQNQIYIDLSYGIGASLMTHGSFYYGAQGLAGELGHVQYDKSGPICSCGSYGCLETYVSSSAVMRSIKNAVQHGVISPFLDQIRENSKFLSIQSFIQAANKNDKFCISLVEEMGRTLGEVIANVVNFLNPEAILIGGELADLGDLILNPVKGTVRRQSLELTTRNLAFKVAEIKDRPAARGAASLVLNQLFKGNEFF, encoded by the coding sequence ATGAAAAGACGTAAATCCTTTGCCAAAAGCCACCATAAAGCGGCAATTAAAAGGTTAATTTACGAAAACGGCTCCCTATCCCGTACTGAGATTCAAAAAAAGATGTGTATTCGGCCGGCATCGATAACTCAGCTCACCAGAGAATTAATGGAAGAAAATATTTTAATTGAAAAAGGATTAGGAAAGAATGAAAAAGGGAAAAAACAGCGCCTTTTAACTTTAAATCCCAATGGAGGAAAAGTTATCGGGATTGAGTTTGATCCCCAATTTATTCATGGTTTACTAATAGACTTTGAAAATAAAATTATCGGCCAGAAGAATTATACTCTCCCAGAAGGAACTGCAGGCAACCAAATCGTTGCGTTATTAAAAAAAACTATACACCAACTCAATCATACCGGTTCAACTCATTTACCACCATTATTGGGAATCGGCATTGCCGACCCCGGTTTAGTTGATCGAGAACGAGGTGTTTCATTGTTCTGTTCACAAATTGCCGATTGGAGGAATGTTCCTCTGCGTCAGATTATGGAAAAGGAATTTCAACTCCCAATCTATGTTGAGGGCAACACCAATTGTAAGCTATTATCCGAAAGCCTTTTTGGCGCTGGCAGGAACTTTCAAAATCAGATTTATATTGACCTTTCCTATGGGATTGGTGCCAGTTTAATGACTCATGGTTCCTTTTACTATGGTGCTCAGGGGTTAGCAGGGGAATTAGGGCATGTTCAGTATGATAAAAGTGGCCCGATCTGCAGTTGTGGGAGCTACGGCTGTTTGGAAACGTATGTTTCTTCTTCGGCAGTAATGCGATCAATTAAAAATGCTGTTCAACACGGTGTCATTTCTCCCTTCTTGGACCAAATCCGTGAAAATTCTAAATTTTTATCAATTCAATCCTTCATTCAGGCAGCTAATAAAAATGATAAATTCTGTATCAGTTTGGTTGAAGAAATGGGCCGAACGTTAGGAGAAGTAATTGCGAACGTAGTGAATTTTCTCAATCCCGAAGCTATACTCATCGGTGGAGAACTTGCCGATCTCGGCGACCTGATTCTTAACCCAGTAAAGGGAACAGTACGCCGTCAATCCTTAGAATTAACCACCCGTAATCTTGCCTTTAAAGTTGCTGAAATTAAAGATCGGCCAGCAGCCCGTGGGGCGGCATCATTGGTTCTTAACCAGCTATTTAAAGGAAATGAGTTTTTTTGA
- a CDS encoding DegT/DnrJ/EryC1/StrS family aminotransferase, producing MSERLAKLGGEPIFKEKFPMWPNFSEKTKREALVPLETGLVNYWTGSKGVEFEEKWAQYCNCKYGISTSNGTSALHTALAACGIGPGDEVIVTSYSFIASSFCVVQAGAIPVFADVRKETHTIDPASIEKNITTRTKAIIPVHLYGIPCDMDEIMAIAQKHNLFVIEDCAQAHGSEYRGKKVGSIGHAGCFSFCQSKHFTTGGEGGAIVTNDENLAWAARSFRDHGYDVRERLRLLELEKKLFYIHQRVGFNYRLTEIQSIIGLCELERFDEWNKKRRIQIGDKLLKALQGHEAVQYLPPHGKEKKLISYWLFPIVINLDRITCTIKEFWEAIEAEGIPVAPVLWPQMYREKAFIEHNGFGTVKFPFDSKEYTEVRSVDYRSVTCENAAWIEERTFCFPTHPVYEDRHVDAMVAAFEKVYKHYKK from the coding sequence ATGTCTGAGCGATTGGCAAAGTTGGGAGGAGAACCAATTTTTAAAGAAAAATTTCCCATGTGGCCTAACTTCTCAGAAAAAACCAAACGAGAAGCCTTGGTTCCTCTTGAAACTGGATTGGTGAATTATTGGACGGGAAGCAAAGGAGTTGAGTTCGAAGAAAAATGGGCTCAATATTGTAACTGTAAATATGGAATATCGACCTCAAACGGCACTTCGGCTCTTCATACCGCTTTAGCTGCCTGCGGGATTGGACCGGGGGACGAAGTTATTGTTACTTCATATTCATTTATTGCATCATCCTTTTGTGTTGTTCAAGCCGGAGCTATACCAGTATTTGCTGATGTTCGAAAAGAGACCCATACCATCGATCCGGCATCAATTGAGAAAAATATTACCACAAGAACCAAAGCTATCATTCCTGTTCATCTTTACGGAATTCCCTGTGATATGGACGAAATCATGGCCATTGCTCAGAAACATAATCTTTTCGTCATAGAAGATTGTGCCCAAGCTCATGGAAGTGAATACCGAGGAAAAAAAGTGGGGAGCATTGGTCATGCTGGTTGTTTCAGCTTTTGCCAGTCTAAACATTTCACTACTGGAGGCGAGGGAGGAGCGATAGTAACCAACGATGAGAACCTTGCCTGGGCAGCTCGTTCTTTCCGAGACCATGGTTATGATGTTCGAGAAAGGCTGCGGTTATTGGAATTAGAAAAGAAATTATTCTATATTCATCAACGAGTTGGTTTTAACTACCGGCTAACAGAAATCCAATCGATAATAGGTCTCTGTGAGTTAGAGCGTTTTGACGAGTGGAATAAAAAACGCCGGATTCAAATTGGTGATAAATTATTGAAGGCTTTACAGGGCCATGAAGCGGTTCAATACCTTCCTCCTCATGGGAAAGAGAAGAAATTAATTTCTTATTGGCTTTTTCCAATAGTAATTAATTTAGATCGCATAACCTGTACGATTAAAGAATTTTGGGAAGCCATAGAAGCCGAAGGAATTCCGGTGGCTCCAGTGCTCTGGCCTCAAATGTACAGAGAAAAAGCTTTTATTGAACACAATGGATTTGGCACGGTGAAGTTCCCCTTTGATTCCAAAGAATATACCGAAGTCCGGTCGGTTGATTATCGAAGTGTTACTTGTGAAAATGCCGCCTGGATTGAAGAAAGAACCTTTTGCTTTCCAACTCATCCGGTTTATGAAGATCGACACGTTGATGCCATGGTAGCTGCTTTTGAGAAAGTTTATAAACATTATAAAAAATAG
- a CDS encoding inositol monophosphatase family protein: MFKDRLSKALEIVKVAGKIAQERQQSIGLIEDKTGPMDVVTDIDRGTQDLILKTLEKDFPEDITWGEESGYPLSDFSSTWVLDPIDGTTNYIHGLPLYSISLAYYYQGVPVIGVIDSPSFGETFYSERGSGAYLNENPIHLSEVKDLRRSLLSTGFPHEQNRCDIIIPVYHHLLCRSQALRAIGSAALGIAYVACGRFEAYFQLGVSFYDVAAGVCMLEEVGGKVQQINEKPWGTSSRSIVALNPLIGQQLFDELNRFQIPEPVYS, translated from the coding sequence ATGTTTAAGGATCGCCTTAGTAAAGCATTAGAAATCGTCAAAGTTGCTGGGAAAATTGCCCAAGAACGACAGCAGTCCATAGGCCTTATTGAGGACAAAACCGGTCCCATGGATGTTGTTACCGATATCGACCGCGGAACTCAAGATTTGATATTAAAAACCCTTGAGAAAGATTTTCCAGAAGATATCACCTGGGGTGAGGAAAGTGGTTATCCTTTAAGTGACTTTTCCTCGACCTGGGTCCTTGATCCCATAGATGGAACAACCAACTATATTCATGGCTTACCACTCTATAGTATTTCACTAGCATACTATTACCAAGGAGTTCCAGTTATCGGTGTCATCGATTCACCTTCTTTTGGAGAAACCTTTTATTCGGAGCGGGGAAGCGGAGCCTATCTGAACGAAAATCCCATTCACTTATCGGAAGTTAAAGATTTACGCCGAAGTCTTCTCTCGACCGGTTTTCCTCATGAACAAAACCGTTGTGATATTATTATTCCTGTATACCACCATTTGTTATGCCGTTCTCAAGCTTTGCGCGCCATTGGTTCGGCTGCCCTAGGAATAGCCTATGTCGCTTGTGGACGATTCGAAGCCTACTTTCAATTGGGGGTTTCTTTTTATGATGTAGCGGCAGGTGTCTGCATGTTGGAGGAGGTCGGTGGCAAGGTGCAACAAATCAATGAGAAGCCCTGGGGAACATCGAGTCGGTCAATTGTTGCCCTTAACCCTCTTATAGGGCAGCAACTCTTTGATGAGCTAAACCGATTCCAGATCCCTGAACCGGTCTATAGCTAA